The nucleotide window AGTTAATTAATCTACTAGTTAAGTTAGTTAGTTGTTCGGCTCTAGTTTAGTCATGTCGGTAATTTAGCGTTGGTTAGATTGTTCTGCCTAGTTCTACTGCTTCCCCGCCCCGCCCTCCGTCTGTCAATCCGTGTTCATTCAGTCAAGTCTCATGAAGTAGGAGTACGTAtactacagtagtagtaaaggGAGATGGCTGGGGGAAGTAAGAGTAGTATCATGTTTATGCGGTTCTAGTTGTCGGTGCTGTCAGCATCGACAGCACCGACATCAgctccaaccaccccccccGCACTGTCCATCTTCCGGATTGATCTCTCTTCTCAACATTCAAATTTACCCTTTTTATTATCGGTGTATCATAGATGGGTCAAAGATTCAGAGATAGAAACCCCTTCGAGTCAGGTCATCTCCGATTGAGTCCTTCTTGGTTCCATGGTTCCATCTTTTACTGCTTTGGAAACCTTTCCCGTTCCGGCGCTCGGCTCGCTCCCTCCTGGTCGGGTCATCCGAAAGCTCCAGCTAGACacaactactccgtacttacTCGTTACATGTCCCGCCCGCAGCTGCGACGTAAGAAAAAtccagaaaagaataaaaaagaaaacaaaaaaaatacTGTAAGCAACAGGAGAGGGTCTCCAACCCGAGAACGGACTGGTTAGTCAACCCACATCCCTCACGAACTGGATCGCTGTCCTCTGGGGCGTACAGAACCAGTGTTTCTGCAACGCAGACGCTTCTGCAGCGCTTGTCTGTCGGTCAGTGGTCGGATTACACCGCGTCTTTACCAGTCGTATggcgtcttctctttccagtCGACCGACCTTATCGGGGTTCCCTTTGCTCACTGCCGAGGAATTTGAAACTGCCTGTCACGCCTTTCTAGATCGGATTCACGTGGTGGATGATACCAAGGTGGGATGGTCCTCCATCCGTCTCGATCAGCGGGTAAGTTAGTTGCCTCGCTTCATGTCGTTCGACTTTGTtccaccctccttctcttgtTGCCTGTCGCTTGCGGGAAAGTATCATTTAAATCTGCGTGACAGAGATTCAACATTGGTTAGGAAGATGGACTTGAACTATACACTTCAgtcctttctcctcccctttctttcttttttttacctcTTTCCttcacccctcccccctacTACACCCCACTCTCAGCTAAAATCGTTAGGCAACCGGGCCCATCTTGAGTATTGCAAGGGATATCGGTCATGTGGGTACTCGTGATCGCGACGAGCCCCTCCCGGACCCAGAGATGATCGAAGAACTACAGTGGGAGGCCTCGGAAGAAGATCCCGTCCGTCGAACTGGAACCCTTTCCATTGCGCTCTCTCCATTCTACGAGCATAGTCTAACATCAAACAGGAAGCTCTCATTCGTGCGCCCGAGACGAGTGTCCGTTTACAggtaatctattatattctgCTTTCTCCCACGTACCACGTCCCTGTCTTGTATTTCCAGTTACGGCAGGACAACCATCCGGGGCCGCTGGGAATTGACGCGGTCTACCAACACCTGGTACCGGAACAATACAGAAAGGAACTCCAGAGCATTGGCATCATGGGTGGTATTAGTTTTGGCGTATGTGCAAGATCTCGAATCCCTAGCCCAAACTGGAGCTTATGCTTCGTAGTATCATCCAGACTCCGGAACTCCAGCGTTTTTCGTTCATCCATGCCAAACAACGGATGCGATGAGGCACATTGCAGGACAGCTCTGTCTCACTCCCGAGACTTATCTCATGATCTGGCTCGGGTTGGTGGGTAACCGTCTCGGTCTTCAGCTGCCCAAGGAACTCTTCACAGTCGAAGGCATGAGGACATTCCAAGGCACTGCGTCACACAGTTTAGATTGATCCAGAGtacttcctcccctctcagGTTGGATCCCCCTGGCCTGGCCAACGTATTCCCGGTACATAAGCGAAGCAATTAATCTTCATCCGATGAAGCTTCCATTGGCACATCACTGTCCTCATCCATAGgggcttcctcttcgtcgctctcctcctcacgaGGCCGTTTGACACCTTGGCctgcttgagcttctccatTGACTTCTCCGCTGGGCTTCGACGGCAAAGCCGCCGATCCGGGGGGGCCGCTAAAAATCGATTTCTGGAGCTCTGTGGATGCTCCCGTGGTTTGACCGGCAGATGTTGTAGTGGGCACACTATACGTTCCGCGCAGCCGAGCAATGACGTCCGAGGGACCTTTAGCATACACAATTTTCTATATTCCCGAGTCAATGAGCGAGGAACAACCGCACTGCACTATGCAAAAACGTACCATTTGTTTGCCGAAGAACTCAAAACCCTGGAGGGCCCGCATAGCCTGTGTGCTAGCCTGGACATCCTTAAAAACAATATGGGCCTGACCGCGCATCTTTTGGGTCTTCATGGCGACAACATCGAGAACGGTGCCGTAGGTTGAAAAAAGCATATAGAGGGATAACCGTAGGTCATGCTTGCGCAGCTTGTCTGGGAGATTGGTACAATACAAACTGCAAAATCGGATCAGTCAGGGTGCCCGTATTAGATTTAAGAAGTAGTATCCAAGACTTACGTTTGGTTAGGCAGTCCGGTGGCTGAAGCGGGTTTACCttgaccaccaccgcgcGTTGGAATTACTCTGGTTGCCATCACTGCAGAGCGGCAAAGAAGACCCGAGGGGAAAATAGAGCAGCTTCCCAACAATACCTCGAGCAAAAGACCGAAAAGAACACCCCGTCCAGGGAAGGAAGCCAATGGAAAGTGAAACCCGAAGATAGCACAGCTTGTGATGCGAATGAAGTTGAACCTGGATTGAGCGCGAAGGGTCATGTGACATATTATCTAATCATGGCCAATCCCGCCCGCGTCATCGTTCGGGGGCCTAGCTTGGCTGTGGTATACTGCCCAccattccccctccccctttccaGTTGGTAACCATCGTACTTTACCTCAATTCTACCCTCTCATTCACACGGCAGTAGAGAGCTCCTCCTGTCGTCTACTAACCATGGCCGCTCCCGAAGCTCACCACCTCTTCCATAACCCAATTGCCGatcattctttctctccggATAAGGCGACCCTTGCAGTTGCGCGGGAAAGCAATGTGGAGCTTTATCAGAAGTCCGGCAACAAGTTCTCGTTGACCGATGAACTCAAGGGCCATGAGAAGACGGTGACTGGAGTGGATATCGCTCCCAACAGTGGACGTATTGTTACCTGTTCTCAGGGTAAGTTATCCTCATCCCCTTGTCCTGCAATAGTCCCATCTAAGTGACCACGGGAACAGACCGCAACGCCTACGTCTGGGAACGGACCCCCACGGGTTGGAAGCCAACgctggttcttcttcggATAAACAGGGCTGCTACATTTGTACGGTGGTCACCTTCTGAACAGAAGTTCGCTGTTGGATCTGGTGCTCGCGTGATCGCGGTGTGCTATTttgaagaggagaatgaCTGGTGGATCTCGAAGCACTTGAAGAAGCCCATCCGCAGCACTATTACCACCCTTGCTTGGCATCCAAACTCCGTTCTCCTGGCTGCGGGGTCGACTGACTCTCATGCCCGGGTGCTTTCCAGCTTCATCAAGGGTGTCGACACGCGCCCGGAGCCCAGCGCCTGGGGTGAACGGCTCCCCTTTAACACAATTTGTGGTGAATTCCTGAATGACTCGGCTGGTTGGATCCAAGGTGTATCCTTCTCTCCTAGTGGAGATGCACTTGCCTTTACTGGCCATGATAGCAGTGTCACCGTCGTATACCCTAGTGCGCCGGAACAGCCGCCTCGGGCGATGTTGACTATCGCTACTCGTCTTCTGCCTTTCAACAGTCTTATTTGGAACGGCGAGAACGAGATCATCGCCGCAGGCCACGTATGTCTCCTAAAAATTCAACTTCAGCAGAGGATCCATTACAAAATATATCGCTAACAGGCATTAACAGGATTGCGAACCGTACCGCCTTCGCGGTGACGAGAACGGATGGCAACTTGCTGGGACCATTGAAAGCAAGGCAGGGCCGGGTGCTGGGAGCGCTCGCGAGGAGTCTGCTCTTAATATGTTCCGCCAAATGGACCTCAAGGGACAAACCCAAGCCGACACCCAACTTAAGACTACGCATCAGAATACTATTAGCACCGTTAGGGTCTACGAGGAGGCCGACGGCGTCGTCCGCAAGTTCAGCAGTAAGAGATACTCCCCGGAAAAGTTATTCTGAGGTTGCGCTAACTTTTGAATAACAGCGAGCGGAGTCGATGGCCGCGTTGTTATCTGGACCATCTAGACAACTATTCGTTGTGCTAGACGTGCTAGATTTAGCTCAAAGGCTCCAGCATATTGAATGCATTGGATCCTTCACTGCGTCACAAGAATATGGAGCTTGAAAAATAGCTTCAGGTAAATAGAATCTGACCATTCCATGTACACACCATAAATAACAAGGGCACTCGAAGTGCTTCGTATTTGATGGCCCTTCATAAAGTAACAATTCAACTGCTAGTTACCCTATATTCCGTAGTGACTAATTTGTGACGGCGTAATATGTAGGTATGATCGTCCCGTAACTTTACGCAAGGATACGTACATCGTGACCGACTCCGCATCACGGGGTCAAGTCAGGGTTCCCCAGATTCTCGACGTCACGGGTTTACCAAGTCTCTCTTCACTTTCCCAAGTTTCAACCACAACTCTTTCAGCTGCTGCACCGCAGCAGATACTACCaaagacgatgaagaagcacTCAGCGCTATGATAGCTCTTAATGTGTTGTTCAATTCCTACTACTTAATCCTCACCTacttctcctttttcttgCCGATTCGCGCATTCATTCGCCTAGAAACGGACCACATACCTTCAGGTCAGGATTTACGCCCCATCCCCGAGGAGACCTACAACTCTCTGGATGAGCTAGCGCGTGTGGTCGATGTCGCCTATTGCGTTGGCAGCACTGGGCTTCAGAAGCCTTTTCAGTGCCTGAGCCACTGCAGTGACCTCAAGGGGTTTGAGTTAATAACCGTAGGTTGTCCTGCCGTGAGCAGGAGGCTTTGAATGATTAACCTTTAGCTAGACATGGAATACTGGGCCGTTTCTTTCGGACTCTTGTGGATACATAGCGGTTTCTCACTCGCCGTCACCTAACCGTATCATTGTCGCTTTCCGTGGCACCTACTCCATTACCAACACGATCGTTGATTTATCTGCCTACCCGCAAGCCTATGTGCCGTATAACACCGGACATAAAGATGGAAAGAATGAATCAAGCTGTTACAATTGCACTGTCCACGCCGGATTCTTCACTTCGTGGCAGAACACTCGCTCGACGATCCTCGACCACGTTGCAGCCGCAAGGGAGCAGTACCCCAACTATGAACTGGTTCTAGTTGGCCACTCGCTTGGTGGGGCGGTTGCTGCGCTGGCTGGTATTGAGATGCAGCTGCGAGGCTGGGAACCTACGGTGACGACATTCGGAGAACCGAAGGTCGGAAACAAGGCCTTTGCCGAGTTCCTGGGTAAGATATTCCGGTTGGACGAGGACTCCGCATGGCGGTTTCGCAGGGTCACGCATGTTCATGACCCTGTGCCTCTCCTACCACTGGAAGAATGGGGGTATGCGATGCACGCGGGagagatcttcatctccaaggAAGATCTTCCCCCAT belongs to Aspergillus luchuensis IFO 4308 DNA, chromosome 3, nearly complete sequence and includes:
- a CDS encoding ATG3/ATG10 family protein (COG:S;~EggNog:ENOG410PRC9;~InterPro:IPR007135;~PFAM:PF03987), whose amino-acid sequence is MASSLSSRPTLSGFPLLTAEEFETACHAFLDRIHVVDDTKVGWSSIRLDQRATGPILSIARDIGHVGTRDRDEPLPDPEMIEELQWEASEEDPEALIRAPETSVRLQVIYYILLSPTYHVPVLYFQLRQDNHPGPLGIDAVYQHLVPEQYRKELQSIGIMGGISFGYHPDSGTPAFFVHPCQTTDAMRHIAGQLCLTPETYLMIWLGLVGNRLGLQLPKELFTVEGMRTFQGTASHSLD
- the MSL1 gene encoding U2 snRNP complex subunit MSL1 (COG:A;~EggNog:ENOG410PN5A;~InterPro:IPR000504,IPR012677,IPR035979;~PFAM:PF00076;~TransMembrane:3 (i12-29o35-56i103-121o);~go_function: GO:0003676 - nucleic acid binding [Evidence IEA]), producing the protein MTLRAQSRFNFIRITSCAIFGFHFPLASFPGRGVLFGLLLEVLLGSCSIFPSGLLCRSAVMATRVIPTRGGGQGKPASATGLPNQTLYCTNLPDKLRKHDLRLSLYMLFSTYGTVLDVVAMKTQKMRGQAHIVFKDVQASTQAMRALQGFEFFGKQMKIVYAKGPSDVIARLRGTYSVPTTTSAGQTTGASTELQKSIFSGPPGSAALPSKPSGEVNGEAQAGQGVKRPREEESDEEEAPMDEDSDVPMEASSDED
- a CDS encoding WD40 repeat domain-containing protein (BUSCO:EOG09262VPD;~COG:Z;~EggNog:ENOG410PIRY;~InterPro:IPR017383,IPR036322,IPR015943,IPR001680, IPR017986;~PFAM:PF00400;~go_component: GO:0005885 - Arp2/3 protein complex [Evidence IEA];~go_component: GO:0015629 - actin cytoskeleton [Evidence IEA];~go_function: GO:0005515 - protein binding [Evidence IEA];~go_process: GO:0030833 - regulation of actin filament polymerization [Evidence IEA];~go_process: GO:0034314 - Arp2/3 complex-mediated actin nucleation [Evidence IEA]) yields the protein MAAPEAHHLFHNPIADHSFSPDKATLAVARESNVELYQKSGNKFSLTDELKGHEKTVTGVDIAPNSGRIVTCSQDRNAYVWERTPTGWKPTLVLLRINRAATFVRWSPSEQKFAVGSGARVIAVCYFEEENDWWISKHLKKPIRSTITTLAWHPNSVLLAAGSTDSHARVLSSFIKGVDTRPEPSAWGERLPFNTICGEFLNDSAGWIQGVSFSPSGDALAFTGHDSSVTVVYPSAPEQPPRAMLTIATRLLPFNSLIWNGENEIIAAGHDCEPYRLRGDENGWQLAGTIESKAGPGAGSAREESALNMFRQMDLKGQTQADTQLKTTHQNTISTVRVYEEADGVVRKFSTSGVDGRVVIWTI
- a CDS encoding lipase family protein (COG:I;~EggNog:ENOG410PK4T;~InterPro:IPR002921,IPR029058;~PFAM:PF01764;~TransMembrane:1 (o6-28i);~go_process: GO:0006629 - lipid metabolic process [Evidence IEA]), with translation MIALNVLFNSYYLILTYFSFFLPIRAFIRLETDHIPSGQDLRPIPEETYNSLDELARVVDVAYCVGSTGLQKPFQCLSHCSDLKGFELITTWNTGPFLSDSCGYIAVSHSPSPNRIIVAFRGTYSITNTIVDLSAYPQAYVPYNTGHKDGKNESSCYNCTVHAGFFTSWQNTRSTILDHVAAAREQYPNYELVLVGHSLGGAVAALAGIEMQLRGWEPTVTTFGEPKVGNKAFAEFLGKIFRLDEDSAWRFRRVTHVHDPVPLLPLEEWGYAMHAGEIFISKEDLPPSVDDVHFCEGPHDARCISGEEGEMALAVALHESASLAADAKSRAGWADAESTEQHDMSDGHTSQAPLHVQESAMKHRGLFDLPRRLIPSRYHLWELLFSHRDYFWRVGLCVPGRDRAGKGWWASDS